In the Sebastes fasciatus isolate fSebFas1 chromosome 12, fSebFas1.pri, whole genome shotgun sequence genome, GAATTTGAGACTGCTGAAAACCGTCCGGCCTCTAATGGCTGCTGACTGATggtgcatctctagctgttagtttaggaagtgcTTGATTAATACGCCAGAATTTTCTATGAGCGGaaacattttaaacgtcaatatcgcagtcgatcatgttcatttagttgtaggaagccaaaattgtgatagcgattaatattcgattaattgtgcagccttacCTTTAACTTTCCATATCCGTCACgggtctgtgtaatagaacatgtgtcaatttgatcatacaTGTAGCTGTAGAGATATTATGGTGacttgttgtgtctttctagccaaacagctactgtGGTGCTGACGCAGCCGTTAGGTGGCTCATGCTAACAAGCTGTGGTCGTGCTTGGCTTGTGATTGACTcaggtgggtgtgtgggtgggaCCTCAATACCGCAGCTCCAACCGCCAGATCACTACATCGCAGACTCTGGCttcaaatgacgtcaaaatctcaagatggcatccgggatattttggcttcacttttgcacagtgggaggaagtggagacgcgtcgcccatctctatatacagtctatggtttttacAAAGCTGAAATCCTTTTTGAATTTTGTCTTCTGTGTTTGGTATAAGCCGATCACCGCTCACCAACAGAAATAAACCATCCCCACAATAGAGTGTGGTGGTAGCAGCATGACGCTGTGGGGATGCTTCTCTGCAGCAGGCCCTGTATTGCTCGAGAACGTAGAGGGTAAATTGATTGCAGCAAAATTCAGAGAAATCCTGAAGGAAAAACCTGCTGCAGAGAACTATGACAAAGATTAATTTTTCAGCACAATAACCTAGGAGTTTGTGCAGATTTGCTTTCACTTTGTTCCTTAATCTGTTGATCAGTGTCAAAAACACATTCACTGTGACTCAATGTtgcaaaacaacattttgttgtACAATATCCTCGCAAGCATATTGACAAATCAGCCGTGGCAGGATGTGTTTAAGCATTTCAGTATTCCGATTTATCACTAAATGTCACACAGGGCATCTATTTACCTGCGTGTCACCTAACTTTCTGCACTCTTACACAATATTCAGTGCGGACTCAGTGAAATATTAAGTTAAAGCGCTGTTAGCAGTTCGACCTTTTGGATCATTACACTGTGCGAGGGCTGTGGCTATGATAAACAACCGCCCTTCATGCAATTACTGTATTTATGGATGGCCTCCATTTCTGCTTTCCCATTTCACAGTGAGCAGGATGGAGGTAGAGATAGTGGCACTGAGGAGAAGGCCATTTAAAACCACAGGAACACCATGATAGTCATTTTGTTAGGGTTACAGAGCACTTCACGCTTCATCAGACACAGAGACATCCACTTAGACAGGACATTAGGAGGCACAGCTTTCATTTTCTCACTTTAAACACCAAGCCCGTCTGGCTTCCttcatccccccccccaccccctccaaaaaaaaaaaaaaagtttaagtaCCCATTTACGAGGAGTCACTTGGCACGGAGAGCTTCAACTCTTTATCGATCCGTTTTTCTGCTGAATGACTGACCAAGAGAGTGGAGAGTTAGGGGAGTATTGAGAGACGGCCAGACAGAGCTCTCTCTTTTCCCCCATAGACAAAAATCACTCTCTGTACCGTTTTTGCGTAGTTTGAGCATTTAGAGCTCGTTCTCTCCTTCTGACTGTGTGTAAGGATACTGTTTTCCTGACACACACAGGTTGGTCTGTTTAGAACTGCGAAcacagagaaaggagagaaagagagaaagagacaagcACAAGTGGGTTGGACATCTGTCGACTGGgtcgggtttttttttttcaacatcaaGCAGGCATGGCACAGCACTCACTACTCTTAGTTGTAATGAGGTCTGAGTGAGGGCAATAGTTGGTACTGACAAGTTAATCAGCTCAGCTTTACTGTACGATATAACATGGTAGTGTCTAAGTGGGGTGCTTGGGACTACTCTTACCGTGACAAATCCCCTTACCCTCACCTTCACCAACCCATTATTTAAGCTACAACCACAACATTAATCAGATATGCCCGTTAAACCAAGTAAGGGCCTTCACAAGCACCCCATTTAGATAGCACAAAACCACTACTGAGCTGAGGGTACAAACACCTTATGGGCTGTTTGTAACAGCAGTTTTCATTGTCAGAATGTAATTGAGACActtcagtgaaaatgatctgAGAGATGAATCATGACAAGAAAGAGTATTTGAGGTCTGTTTAAAAGCTAGGGGCCAGCATTGGACTGAACCGCCCTATCTATCTCTGCTCCCTCTTGACAAACGCACACCCAGGGCTCACACGGGGCACAGAGATAAGATACAGCAGGAGCTTCCCTCAGCAGAGCACTGTTGGGTTATTTTCCTCAGAACTGCTTGAGTAAAAGGTTTACAACGAGCCATTTTTGAAACAGCTGTCTGTTGGCAGCCATTTTAGATTCTCTTAAAATGGATTACGGGACCAGTCCTGACAAAAAGGACGAGGATCTGGGCAaaatgagcattttttttttttctttcaacttGGGACTCCAGTGCTGGCTTTATATGTGAAGTTTCAGTTCGCCAGTATGAATTGATTGAATCTGAAGGCAGATGCTTACAACCACTTGTAATGAAGATAGTGTGAGAGGAAAGGATGGCCCCAAAAGGTTTCCCACAAGCTGCGAAAAGTGGCACCGTCACAAACATGTCCAAcgtatttttcattttgtctttgcAGGTTAGAGACTGGGCTCTATTGTTCTGAGTTAAGCTCTTCAGTGTATTTAGTCATTGTCCTTCACTAAGACTCAAACCCTAACCGTAAAGCTAAGTCAATCCTTAACCACAGAAAACCTACTGATTGTTGTCTCCTTGTTTGGTTtacaaaacaaatataacacaacatttttgttttttttgttgctgtaaaTGGTATCAGGACCAGTCCTAAATAATGTTCCTACTCTACTATTTACTAGTCCACTTCTATTGCAACTTTGAGCACAGCCAACGCTTGTATTGACTTTCTCTCCAATTTAATCTCCAGGATTCTATCTCGTGACATGTCCTGTAAAACAACTTGCAAACTCCACCCTCTAACGTGGGCAGACCGCAGGTCGCAGTGAGTATACTGACAGcatttaaaaggaacagtgtgttggATTTAGCGACATCttgcgtgtagaagaactacggtggccgacgtgaaaacgtgaaggGCCTggctcaagcaggaaaagttaacacagtggtttgtccgttctaggctactgtagaaacatggacccgaggacctgctccctatgtagatataaacggctcattgtaAGGGGCCGTGTCCGCCAAAGCGTTTTTTCTAAGaccagtgtatttttttttaatctttgcaatgggagcgctgCGTATTTATGCTATGGTAAAAACGTCAGCAGAGTGGTAAGACGCTTAGCGTCTCTTCTGCGCTGAGTGCTGCACGTTTGGCATTTTTTTCAGGTTGCTGAGAGTTGaaatagttcaacttttggTAAAACGCTACGCTACTCACGGTCACTGTCACTAATCacccagccgtccaatcacagtggaggaggggcgggacaaatagCCTAACCACAAAGAGCGAGCGGCGTTTTCAACTGGGAATAAAACGCTTTGGTGGACACGGACcataaggtaacgaaaacacaacgactcaGGACTTATTTTCaggcgattatacactaaagaaaacatacttattaatattatattccatttctgccgatAGATCTCCgaaatgtcacacactgttcctttgagAAAATGCAAGATTCAGATTGGAAAATGTGAAATTGTGAATCCTTTAACCTGGCTGATAAAGATGGGTCCTCATTATAATCAGCAATGTTTTCTGCAACATCAGACACATTTGAGataacttgttttcttttttgttacagtatacaacacaatacaaataatatcaTTAACTTGTGTGTTTCTATCGTCATATGACTGCACAACTATAGAAGTGATCTTGGGTCTCAAATGCTAACTGGGTAACAAATACTGACAATTATTGCTGGGCTTCCATCAACTTACTTTACAGTCATGTAGTTGTCCTAACAGAAATTAACAGAAATTTGTGTCAATGTCAACACCTGTGCATTTATAGGGACGACACAGACAGCCCTGCCAAGACATAGACGCAGTTAGTTGGCCATGTTTGTGAAAAAGTGTCAAGCTCTAATATTATCCGCAGAGAATATCAGGGAATTCAAAATAGACTCTCTCTACATTATATCCCCATTATTGTGGTTTAAGTGATATCAAATAAAGTTGTCCAGAGATTTTTGTTGAAAAATCAAGTTGAGAAATCGGCTGAAAACGTTTTGGAAATATTTGAGGCTTACTGCTGAGGACTCTGAGTTCTGTGAAACACTGACACCAACAACCCTTGTAAGAAATAGATAAGGAATCATCCACAGTGCACAACACTAAAGAACATTacaggatgatttttttttttttgaggagcAAATTAGGTTTCCTGAGGGGGATAGGGTAGGGGGCAGCTACATTATGATACACAAGCAGCGAATACAGAGCAAACTGGCAGCAACAACCCCTGTTGTAACGAGGGGGGAGAGCCTCTTTTACCTTAGGCATCGGCCCAGACTTGTGAGAGAGCGCATGACTGAGTTGATCACGCACACTGCAGTATGTATGGACTGAGTGGAGggacagactttttttgttttgttcctcagtctccctctctgtctccgtgATCCATTGTGTCTTTAGGTTACTCGAACTGAGTCACAATCCTGAGTCAACCTGGTGGAAATGTGGAGTCAAGACAGCGACAGGTTTATAGTCACAGGCACATCACGCATCCTGAATAGCTAAGAAGGGCTGTCCTCATTGTTagatgatttcttttttttttttaaatcaaatgagaatCATCAGTCTTTTGTTGTAATAAGTATATCTGACCAACAGGCAATGATGGACGTCCAAAAGAAATGTTTAAGAATGACTAAGCAAACTTCACACAAAAAGGCAATTGATGTTAGTGTTAACTTAATGTGCTGAGAGAAACTAGCATTGCTTGATTAAAAGGCAGGCAATAGTGGAAACGTGGAACAGGACATTGATTATGGATTATATAGTGCAGCTTTCCAGTGGAGTTAGATTGCTTCAAACAACTGCTCAAAAGAAATTTCTCAGGAATATACATGAGGTTTGACAGCTGACTCTTGTGACAACTTTGTATCAAGTTGGGCAATAAAGCAGAACAAGGGTTGCAACTAGTGGTGACTGGACAACTTTTTTCAGTATAAGAGCAGACAAAAAGGATGTGAGACAACCTACCAGTCTGCGCTCTTATCAATAGTAGCAGCTGAACATAGTCCAATGGGTTAGAGAAAAGGTGAAATGAGGGGAAAAGATGGAGAAGTGGATAGGGCGACAAAATCCCCCCCGATGTTGCATGTTTAATTAAGACAGTTAAGGAGATACTGTAAGTCTAAACATAGTCAGAGACGTGACAATGAAAACACCATGTGAAACCACTTGAGAATGAAGGAGACGTCAATCAACTGAAAGGgaagtgaaataaaacaatttcTGTGTGCAACAGTTGAATCAATTGTTGTGAATCATTTTCTGCTGAATTTTTGCGGTGTTTGAGATGCTTAGTCCGCATCCGCTGCAAACAGTGAATAAAGTGTTGACTATCTGGTGTTATGATGAAATTTAGTTTACGGACCAAAATATAATTGTAGAATCGCTAACAAGTAAGTCTGGTACAAGTGCTAACACAAAAACCTCATCACCATACTGTAATCCACAATAAAGTTGTGGCCTATGTAGCAGAGACAGATTTTATAATTactatactttatacttttctAAAACACTGGCACACCTGGCAAAGGTATCCTTCATTTTGATTCTGTGCAGTTCAGAAGCCTTTTAAAAGTCCAAGTATGCTTTAACAGTCAAAGTATGTCGACATTTTGCAGACAAACTCCCTCCACTGTACGCTTGTCTGACAGGGTTAGTGTGGCTTGTGTATTGCCAGCTGGTATTTAGGGTCAACTGGATTATAGTAATTAGTTTGGTTCTTTTGAAGTGTGTTAGTAATTTCTTTCTCCCTGCTCTTTACATGTCTTTCTCCGTAAAAGAGAGCGAATAAACACAGTTGAATCATTGCTTTGTAACGCACATTTTCGCAAGGAGTTAAAAAACATTGGACACGCAAGGTTTCTGTGCATTTTTGGGATGATAgtttaaaactagaattaccgccttgtgCTTggatgcctccgccaaccagtcaagttgcagtttacatgcatgtctgtccaaaatgacatcacttcatcattttacacTGTTAGACatctgtgtgaaattgtcataattagctaattaattcttgagttatggctaaaagcgtgttttgtgaggtcacagtgaccttgacataTGACCACCAacttctaatcagttcatctttgagtccaagcagacgtttgtaccaaatttgaagaaattccctccaggcgttcctgagatatcgcgttcacaagaatgatacgtacggacggacagacaacccgaaaaccTCATGCCTCCTCATGCCGCTGTCGCCAGCGCAGAggcatgaaaaatgaaaataaaaaaattcagaCTTGGTATGCAAACTCCTTAACTGAAGCTGAGGTTCAGCATAGCCAAACAACATCAGAATGAGGGAGACAAAACAGGAAATGTGGTGTTAATAGATTGTAAATGAAATTGGAGCTTATACGATTAACGAAAAGACAGCAATATAATATGTAAGAGACAATGGCAGGATGAAGATAGGAAAGCAAGAGATGAAAAGCTAAAAGAGAGACAGGTTAAGAATGCAGGGGCTGCACTTACTGCAGGACGCTTTATGTGGTTGTGGTGGCGGAGGCAGTGGCGGGCCCTGTCTGCTTGGTTTCTTGGGCCTGCGGCTCCAGCCAtttcccctcttcttcctcttcctcctagcAGATGGCCCAGGCATAGGAGGGTTAGTACCTGAAAGAACATACACGGAATTAGATTGTGGAATTCGGACAATAAGAATTGAGTATGGATGGGGTTTATTTGTGCGGGATTTGCTGTTGtcctgttttatttctgttcctGTATGTTAGTGCTCGATGTTTATCAGTTTCTGCTGATATCTGATCAAAAATCAATTCTTTCCCCCATGGAAGGTTCACCACAAGCGTATCGTATGTAACCAGGCACCAAAATTAGACTTTAGTCTATAACTGAGTGTATTCGAATTTTGACCTAAGGAAAACCATTTCAACTcaaactagtgcagtgcccgttcacACAAACAACCCCACACTGGACACTGTgcttccttgggtcctgagcaatacacctgccatgacatagttgcatcACACACCCCAGTTGTGGCTACTCACGGTCAGAAAcactggtgaaatacactctggttcacgAGTAAAAACACCAGGGGCAGACTTTACTGTTTACCGGCAAGATAGGCAGCCTGGGCCTGCGGGCCCCTAAGACCTATAGATTTATTACGATGTTCagatatgaaaaatattgaattatgttACTATTCTGACTCATTGTACCCCGAGATAACTTACAAAAGTCCCCCAAACCACTTGAAAATATCACTAAATAGCTCCGCTGTATACTAGTTACTTTGTACTActacttcagaggaaaacattgtagtactacatttacctgacggagaaatgttactggttacggtgcagattcagattttacTCATAGCATATAACAATTtaaatataatgcattattCATTAAACTATCCAGCATCATATTAGAATTGATTGTTCCACCTTGAACAGACGTTATGTAAATTTAAGTACATTGTGCTGATAATACCTTTCTTTCACTCTTCACTTGCAGTcaacatttgaatgcaggacagGGAATGAAGAGGTCCCGAGATGATGATTTTACTGTGCGGCATTAATAGTTTTACATTAATAGCTAATGGTTTCACCTCATAAAAACGTTTTGTGTAGATATACTTCTTCTACCACTACCAATACCAACATTCCCAGTTAAAGAAAGAACAGGTTTGTGAATACACAGTCCTATACATCCGGGACTTAAATACTATGCTACAGTGAACTTACCAGTTCTCAATTGCTGTGCGAAATATGGAAGaggtgtttctgtctgtctgtggctgTGTTGCATTCCAGAGGCGCACACCAACTGCCTGTTCTCTGTTTCAAACCTCTGTCCAATTCTCTCTGGAgatactgaaaaacaaaaacatatattagTAATTATCGGGCTACGAGGACAGGAATGCTGTTACTGTATCCTGGCATGTTCTAGCAGGCTGAAGAAGGGAGGTTAAATGCGCTTCAACCGCCCTCACAAGGAATAGTAGGCCTGTCCGGTGCTCACAGAGTAGGGCAAtcttgtaacaggagagacttcagagagcaggtctaaagcacactggagcacacggaTTTAAGGCAGTAAACTTTATTAAAAGACTAACGTTTCGACTCGTTTCGAGCCAAACAGATCTGAGACTCACATCCTCTTAAATAACCTCCCCTAGTTGGGAACTGATTCAGCATAGAGTGGAAAAATGGAGAGGGAACAACATCCAGGATGTGGGATGTATTTATCTTTGTCGTTATTTATCACTATTATTACGATTATGTTTGGTATATGTACATGGATGTGGTCACTGAAActgctatttatatatttacttttacttctctctttttattatcATATGATGTATGATTGTTTACCTGCCTACACGCAGCTTATTGTTCCCTTCCCATTTTTCCAGCCTTCTGGACCTGCTGTCTGAAGTTTCTCCTGTTACATGAATCTAGCAAGCTGTGTGAAAGGGTCTATAACCCCTATAGCCTCTTTCAAATAGCCTGTTCAAGGCGGGACTGTTTCGACGTAATCTGCTTCGCTGTTCTGTATGAAAGATACGGAGACAGAATGGGGGGACAGAGTTGTTCCACCGCTGAGCCGGCAGCAGAGGAAGTCACAGAGCCGAGTCGATGTCTGTGTAAAGGGACAGCCGTCACGGCAGGACTACATGCACATACACTAGACGTCGACGTTGTTGTGATAAACGCCACGCCTCTTTTCCTCCTGTGATGCCGGCGTGCTATctaaaaaaatcacacacactggGCTGCCGTTGTTTGGTTCAGTGTGAAAAAAGCAAAACCGGCGTAACGGCGGATCTTCTTTACAGCAATATTGGGGAATTTCTGTGTGAATATACAGTGATATAGAGAGGCCAACCCAACATTATCTCAAAACCTGATAATGAGCACCCCTGTGATTCATCCTCACCTGTCCTCCTTTTCTTGTGGGACACTACAGGCAGCAGGTCATGACGAGTGAGGACTCTCAGTAGTTGCAGTAGTGGCTCCAGGTTGCCATCGCTGAGGTATCCTCGTCTCTCCAGCTCCAACAACAGCTCGAGGCCACTCTTTGGCTTATATGAGGGCACTAAGGGATGGTGGTAGCCCTGAGGCTTTAAGCGCATCCACGCTCTTAGAAGCTCAGGACTCGGAGACACGCCCAAGTCATCTGGATCGTCCCCACAGGGCTCAACTGTCCAACCCGTCGGGTCAAGAGGGTGTGGTGCAGGACAGGTTTCATCCAGAAGGAATGACAACACTTCAATGTCAGTCTCTGTCAGCTGACAACCAACTACGTCAAAGACCTCATGGAGAGACAACATCCCATAGTAGTTTAGGCAGTCTGTTTCATCCCAGTAAAGTGAGTCCCTGAGTGGGCACCCTGGGTGATGCACTGCAGCCATGGGTCTTGCCTATAACCCTGCTCCACCTTCCCACCTGtgtcaaaacacaaagatacaaGCATTGCATTAGACATGTGAAACTGACACTCCAACCACAAAGTTGGGCAATAACAGCATATGGTTCGTGTCTAGTCTAGTCATGAGGCATCCAAaccacaaatacaaataatgttAAGCTGTACTCGACAAATAGCAGCCAAACCAGCAAGGTAACATTCATAGTAAACTAGCTGTTAGCAACAAccagcagcaacacacacacacactctctagcCTAGTTTTACATATTCAAAGTCTGTTTTTAGCAAAGCTCAGCAGTCCTACCTGTTTATGGTGTCAGCTCGAGTCTGTCTGGAAGCATGCAATGCAAAGTTTTATCAGCAGTGAATGTGCCTTTGTTGTCGTCGTTTTCAAAGAATATCTTACTTAAATCAGCTGGAAgccaaagagagagacaagcAAGGCGTTCCtcaaactgcagcagcagcaaacacgTTGGAACAAATTAATCCCTTGGCTCGTGACGTCATCACGTTTCtctgggggagaaaaaaaaaccacatAAACAAAAATGCACTTTAGCTGTTTAGCTAAAATGAACCAACTCACATTAAAAACTAACGCCAAACCTGGTGTATTATGACATATATAACAGCTCTACCGTTCACCATGGACAGAAAGGTATAATGTATTGGTGATAATGTATATTAACCGTGAATGTACATTAACTGTTATTACTTCTTGGCTATGAACGTTGTCTTAGCTACAACACGATCCTGGGTGATATTATAATGATAATGTAAATACAAGCGTGTATAAAAGTGTTCAATGCGTTCTGAAAGcgatatttaaacatttaatgtaCCTGAAAACTGGTGTTCCTCGACATTAAGCGTCGGATGGTCTGGCAACTCCCACAGCAACACAGTGCAGCACTGACAGCAGCACAATAACACAGAGgaactgaccaatcacagggcaCTCTGCTTGCTATAGCGTGATGACGTCATATCACGTTTTTACGTTCACTGGTCTGCAGTCAGTTTGTCTCTGAGAGCTTCTTATTGAATTTGCacaactgggaaaaaaagacaaccGATCCGAAGTCTGCTGTTTTTCATTGTATAGTCACAGCTGTattgctgaaaaaaaataaagtaaaagtcgtaccagttttttttcccattaCATATCGCCTTCATGTACATATAcatggcgcactttacacttactttacactatacatcctttataccactttatagactgcacatatgtacatattacatttatttattgcacatactacatttatttattgacggattgcacacactatgttcacccattcactctgtatcttttatatctctattattgtttttatattttttgtatacctttacctctcctgtgtttcactctgtttgctgatgttgctgctttgacacctgaatttccctccggagattaataaaggttcatcttattttatcttatcttatcttaaactcTTACATAAACACATctaaaaacatgtaaaagacatacatcttaaaggtcccatatcgtgttcattttcatgttcatacttgtattttgtgtttctactagaacatgtttacatgcctttatttccctcatactttctgtctgaatatacctgtattcaccctctgtctgaaacgctccgttttagtgcatttcaatggaattgcagcggaattgcgttgctaggcaacagcttgggtccatatttacttcctgtcagctgatattatttacatacactgcaacaggaaataaactgggacacatttagaatgtttatgtttaaaaacgTGTATTGatctaaatactgtatatttgtaacatcacaaatggacaggaaaaaaaaaacggcttgtttcaaacgcacaatttctgaatactggctgtgtgtattcctccgtatattgagcgttttgatagttgaacagtatttataaagcacttaaacctgctttataatataaaagacatggaaatctcacttttttacaatatgggacctttaaggcaaggcagctttatttgtatagcacatttcagcaacagggcaattcaaagtgctttacataaacattcaagaacattgcaacaaagtgcaaaagaacattgtACTACAACTAcgaggagatcattgatgtgtgaagttattttggtggtactacactgtactacaacacttagtttggaaaaatatgcttttgcataattttggtgaatttttaatgggaagaatattcaataacttcacttttataaagtgtagtgccatcaaaatgtcttaattaatttaataagtataatcaggaagagaccattgatgtgtgaagggattttggtggtactacactgcataatactgaagttattgaatatttttcccattaaaaaatcaccaaaattatgcaaaaacatattttttttccaaactaagtgttgtagtacaactacGAGGAGATCATTcatgtgtgaagtaattttggtggtactacactgcataatactgaagttattgcatatttttccctttaaaaaatcaccaaaattatgcaaaagcatatttttccaaactaaatgTTGTAGTACAACTACGAGGAGATCATTCATGTGTGATgtaattttggtggtactaaactgtataatactgaagttattgaatatttttctcttttcattgttatgcattttgtagacggtccctgaccactcgtctcaccgccggctgcacatagagaccaatgttatgtgttgattaaaatgaagttgtagctcgttgtctaccttactacggcTAGAAAGAGCCGTTGTTTGTATTTTAACAACGTttctgttatgagttattgatccaggaagtttgaaccTTACCGAAGTACATCATCTACAGTCCCTTCCCCCTGTTGTCCATCACTAGGTGGCGGTGTTGGTCACCTAGGCaacaggaagttaaataacATCCACATCACATCCGTGAATCTGAACAGCAACAAACAGGGTCTGAGGCAGTCCCATCAAACTTCTGCTGTAAGTATACTTAATCTGCTCTTCTTTCTATTCATGTGAAACATCCACCGAAAAATGTGTGTACAGCATCTTGATGTAATAactctgt is a window encoding:
- the dedd1 gene encoding death effector domain-containing 1 isoform X2 → MAAVHHPGCPLRDSLYWDETDCLNYYGMLSLHEVFDVVGCQLTETDIEVLSFLLDETCPAPHPLDPTGWTVEPCGDDPDDLGVSPSPELLRAWMRLKPQGYHHPLVPSYKPKSGLELLLELERRGYLSDGNLEPLLQLLRVLTRHDLLPVVSHKKRRTVSPERIGQRFETENRQLVCASGMQHSHRQTETPLPYFAQQLRTGTNPPMPGPSARRKRKKRGNGWSRRPKKPSRQGPPLPPPPQPHKASCNIRLRVRAEYLEHDSALREGVSSDKLQPLERQFELFSKASSLLRARDLGSIVCEIKFTELDNLEAFWTDYLSGALLEALKGVFITDSLRMAAGTEGVRLLISVDQDDYEEGRIVLRARRMFSSSNGATL
- the dedd1 gene encoding death effector domain-containing 1 isoform X1, which encodes MAAVHHPGCPLRDSLYWDETDCLNYYGMLSLHEVFDVVGCQLTETDIEVLSFLLDETCPAPHPLDPTGWTVEPCGDDPDDLGVSPSPELLRAWMRLKPQGYHHPLVPSYKPKSGLELLLELERRGYLSDGNLEPLLQLLRVLTRHDLLPVVSHKKRRTVSPERIGQRFETENRQLVCASGMQHSHRQTETPLPYFAQQLRTGTNPPMPGPSARRKRKKRGNGWSRRPKKPSRQGPPLPPPPQPHKASCNIRLRVRAEYLEHDSALREGVSSDKLQPLERQFELFSKASSLLRARDLGSIVCEIKFTELDNLEAFWTDYLSGALLEALKGVFITDSLRMAAGTEGVRLLISVDQDDYEEGRIVLRARRMFSSSNGGGTETHWAV